The segment ACAACTAGATAAATAGAGaggaaacttatataaatatattataataaaaaagtatttatcatttaaagtaataatatttttttcacttaattacttttaattcatttataatacaagtttaataatattacaaaagaacaatttattattcacatataatacaaattttaatgatgaataatacatttatcatacattttaatacacttataatacaatgtgataatttttaaccaaacaaacatgatatatttcaaaaaaaaattataattcagatatattgcatacataattcacttttaatatatattagagaTCAAATAAAGCAttactataaatggtaataaacaaaaagtattgctaaaatcagtaattatttttaaaatgtattaatttatgtaatgttTCCTAAATGGGGGACTCAAAGAAGTCATTTGCATTTCTGCTCCATAAAGGgtttgttattaatttatttagtctttataacaaataattttacttCATAATGtgcattaatttatattttcgtATAATAATATTTCACATTATTCCAGGGAAGGAAATCCCATTAGGCATAAGTTTGATTtgctaaaatgaaaaaatgaaagatcAAATTATTTGAAGAGTAAAATGTTCAATCATGTCAACTTGATTGAAGACACtcattacaacaaaaataacttttagtaaCACTAAATATTAGTAACACTAAATATTGACACATGTTAAAGTCTTTACCTGCAATAGTTAAGtatcattagaaccaatgtcgctaaaaGCTTTAGGAACATATACAAAAAGTGACAATTGACgctaaaaatagatatttagcggcaattaagaattaaatgccGCTAACgctcatttttgttgtagtgactCTGCCTTCGTCTCCCAAACCAAATATTGTATTAGAATtgataattctaaaaataaaatgagctGAGTGCTCAAAATCTTAAAGGTCGAAGACATCaaatttaaatcttgaatcCGCCTCTAGATAAAGAAAGTTGTTCAACGATTACAAATTTACACACAATATAATGGAGAATGAATATAGGATTTAAACAAGAGCTCATTATATggctcaaaaaaaaaaaaggaagaaaagttCTTTAGTCCAAACTAGCCATAAGAAAACATAAGATTGTAAACATATGAGCATCTATATATAGTACTTTTCCTACATTTTTAAGCATGATCTAAGAGAAGCTATTATAAGCTTTGATGTTACTCTATGTTAGTAGCCGGTGGATGGAGATATTGAAAGCCCAGTGAAGCAAATCTGCTATAAtttaaacactatattcaccattGTACAACTTCATTCATCAAGGAGCACCTCTGTATTGCAAATGGGACATGTCTGACAAATCAAAGTGATAGTTTGGTGTTAGGTCTCGGAGAAAACGATGTACATTTCTGATATATAGAGGCTAGACTAAAAACTGACATACCTTGTTGATGCTCAGCCATTTCGAACCACATTCAGTGTGGTATATGTGCTTGCATGGGAAGTTTATTTGCCGATCCCCTCGTTTGTACCTCATTTGACAGATGACACATCTAGCTTGCATGCATAAAAACTCATTTAATCATTGAGTTGAAAGAAAAAGGATTATGATCAGCAGAAGATCTGTTTGACTAAGAATACATGGATTGGAGAAACTGAAATCCATGTACGATGTGCACTAGTGATCGTAGAACCAgtccaaaaatatatttctacaCGGGTAATGAGGAGAAACGGGAACTCGGAAGCATGGTTAATGCTGAAATCATCAAGGAGAGGCCTCATTAAGGATTAACATAGACACTATGCTACTCAGATTAAGTTACCGAGTAACTTAATTTTGAACCTTATATGATGTTGCCTTGTTATATGCATTCCGTTGGCTATCTTACCAGAAACCATACTTGTTTCTTTGGTTCACGTAGACCTACTTTCTGTGGTACACTCAAACAATTGAAGAACAGAGTCAATGAATTGCAACTCTGTGTGGGGTTCCCTTCAAGGGTTAGCTAAAAAGTACGACTCGAGAATATTTTGGTCCCTCATTCAGATACAGTTTTGTGTGTTATTGAAGGGGATACCGTAGGAGGAAAACAAAATCTTAGCTCAAGTCCAAAACAATCTTTCTTCTGACTACAACGAAGTATGATTTAATTAATAGTAGGTAACTTCAATGTTCGTTTTTTACGAAAGAAATCAATCTACAGAAAACGGATACAATGGAAAGGGAAATTGCACCTTGTACAAACCTAAGTTGCGGACTCTTCACATTGTTGCCACACCCGTGTCAGactacttttggagaatccgacACACACCCactgacatttttgaagagtccgagcaacttaggtACAAACAATGGTTTCAAAAGAAGTGTTGGTACAAAAATTACCTTTCCTCTGATTTCTTCCTAGAAAAGATTCCATTAGACTTGTATTTGGTTGTTGGAAGCAAATTAATTAGTTCCTCGGCAAGTCCTCGACTTTCAGTTCCAACTGTTTCACCTAAATCAAGTAACTCCTGCAACATAAAGTAGAAAATCAGTAATTAATCCGTGAAATTGGTTCAGCTAGTCATAAGTAATGATGATGGTACCAGTTATACAACACAAATCCCAAGAACAAGAAAGTGAAAATATTTAGTGTTGCAATGTTTAGGAGTTGGTTTAAATTTGCATGAATATTCACTGGTTTCACATAACAAGTGGGCGAATATAAGACAAATATCATCAACCCAACACAGAGAGTTAACAACACATTCTTGAGCCAACGTGTCAAAAGAATGAGACGTGCATTGCATCTCAGACTACCATTCAGCAGCTTTCAACTTCTAGTCATAGATAACACAAAATGCAGAATAGGTGATTCCAAAATTTCAGATACTACATGTTTTTGGATGAAAGCGAATAGCTTTATTATATGAGAATAAGGAAAAACTTCTTTTGTTCTGTGCCGTCCCATTTTTCTTTCTGTTCTCCTACTCCTTTCTTCTCTCTGTCTTTTTCGTctgttcttttttcatttttcatcaagGAAGAAGGGCTTGAGGATTTGCATTGTGCAAGGCAGTTGTAAAGCTATACATCGATGACTTCTACCTCACTCTGTACACAACTTCAATATACTAGAAATTAGAAAAAGAGAACATAAAGTGAAAAGAATCAACTGAAAAAACAATTCAATGACAACGTAATGGCGTATAAGACACAACATTTAGCTATTCTTATTCATTTCATCCTATGACGGACATTAGAGTAATAAAAATACATCTCAAAAACAGTAACTACAGATAATTTAGACAGCACAACCATTTGACAACTGGCCCCCAAAATAACCACATCTGCTGCACTGTAACAATCCCTCTAGGAGCAAAAGAGGGCAATGTGATGGTGTTCATTCTAATCCATGATCATCATTAGTTACTCAACACCCGCAACAGGCGTAGGTTCACATTTTAGAGTGCTAATCCCAACAACTGATAGCTTATCTTAGCATTTCAACATTCACTCTTTAAACGTAattagtatatactatatagAAACTCTTGATTTATGGATGagttttatatatttacaaGCTTTAGGCATGACGATGAGAGGCAAATTTTGCCATCTTTTCTAATTTTCCATTACAAGTTAGCCTCACAGTATGGTAACCGCAGCTTTTGCTGGTATAAGCCTCCTCACTCCAACTAGGGGTTAgttttatcatataaaatatcaactcGGAAGGTATTCGAAAGACTAAATAAATTGCAAAATCCTATCATGACTGCAAATCAAGCTCATTCACAAACCTAAGATAACAtgtaaaaaaattagagaagcTGGTTGCAAGGTTACATACCTCATAGGTCATGTTGTCAAGGTCAATTTCATCTTCCAAAATATCCTTCACATAGTAACAAAAGGTAAGAAAGGTGAAATTAGCATGCTACAAGTCAAGAgcatgttctttttttttctgacAAAGGTAACAAGTAAGTCAACAGCATGTTAATCTAGCAAACTCATCAACTAATTCAAGACAATGGGTGACTATTACACAGAAAACATTTGAAGAACAAGTGAATCATGCTCATTAGGATTTAAACAATTTAAGATGCCAATAGAAGTTAGTGAGACGGTTCTTTAGCAGAGTAGGTCAAAAAGGAGATCCATGTATTTGTTTTCTAGCGAATCTTCCATTATATTCTCAAGGTTCAAGAAGAAGGGTGAGCGAAGTAAAAGGTCAAAGACTGATAATTTATGATTACCAATACTGCCTCAATCTTTCTGGTTGATGTGGTGAACTTGTGATGGTAAATGCAGGGCAATGCACAACAACATGACTTCATGTTTATGATATAAGTGTTAAGAACAACTAGTGTGTGTACAGGACATCATTAAATTAGCAGAACAACATCCTCTTCTCTAAACAATCAATATTTCCAGCAGTCCAGAGAGCTAAAGACAGATAATGAGGAACTGACAACAAGCAAAGACAATGGcaataatatcaacaaagaAAAACATGGCCAAGTTATCTAAAGCCAAAAAGTTGTTTACAAcattaaatgatgaaataaactcTTTTATTAGAAACAAGTAAAATTTACCTGGTGGTTAGAATCATCTTGATTGGATAGAACACCTGATGAATTGTGAAATATATGTTACATTCTGTAAAATAGCagtatgttataactatttaaACAACACATAAACAGAAGAGTTTCTACAAAATACTGGAACTTAACCAAACAGTAAATGTCTACAATAGATTGATCATACACAGTAAAAAGAAGGGGAGACCAGTAAAGCAAATTCATGATCTTATCTCACAAAGTCGAAGGAGAAAAAGTATAATGAAGCAATTGCCTAAAAGAAGAGGTAAAAACTATAATATACAAAGTATTGGTTCAAAGACAAAAACTAAACTAAAGGCAAATAGGGGATTTGCATCTCCTACAACAGTGAGGAAAGTAAAAAACTAAATTCATTACAAAGTGCTAAAGCTTCAGAACTCACATTCCTCCGTGCCAACATCCTCAACGGGGACAGTATTTTCCTCGTATATTACATCAGTCGATACACCTTCATGAACATTCATAGGTACAGCATACTCCCACGGCCTCTCTGAGAAATCCGGCCTTGACACATGGTTGTTGCCAGTCTCATAAGAATGATAAGAAGTACTCTCAAGATTGGAGTGCTCATATTTATAGTAACTCATATTCATAGACCAATATGCATTTTCCTGGACAAAAGATTCAAATAAATGGTTACTCATTCCACCTAACAAGTCGTAGTATTTTCGACACGGAGCATAGATACTAATATCACCAAGTTAAAGTTTAAATTCTAGATCCAGCTCTGAGACCTAAGAGTCCAGTCCATTAAAGGGAGTGAAATAAACAGGTTATTATTCCCACTAAAAAACAAGCTACAGAGATGTCTATCCCTCAAAGAGCATAAATTTTGTACTGGAGAATACTTCTTTCTTCACAAATTATATAACCTCTCAGTACAAAATCAACTGCCACATAGAAAGTTACAAAAAACTTACCTGATCCTGAATCTGTACAGGGTTATTATGATACTGTATTATAGGGGCTTGTGAAACACCATCCAAGAAGCCTGGGAAACTCTCTGGAACATTATAAGGAAATCCCATGTTCATATAATGCATCGCCTCCATGTGTTGATCCCCACTCATTTTCTTCactgaaaaaaaaacatgaatattACAGAGTATTAaacattgaagaagaaaaaaataagtccATTTTTCCCCATTTGACTCATTCTTGAAACAATGTAGGGCAAACCTTTCTTGATTTCAAATGGGGTTTTTCTAAAGAACtcaacaaatacaaaaaaaaaaaaaaacccaagtTGAAAAATCACCTGATTTTAAAGGAACTACCAACAAATCcgagaaaaaatgaagaagaaaaacagaGACAGAGAGAGTAGTAGTGTGTTGATGGGTAAGGAAGCAGCAGAGGAGTGACCAAATTGTAGTGGAAAAATGGAAAGTGGATTTTGTTGGGATATATGTGCTGCTTTTTtgtatatagatatagatagatagatacatATAGATAGAGTCcccttctctttctctcttttgtttGTCTCTGTCTCTGTCTCTGTCTGTGTCTCTGTCTTTAtcagtctctctctctcttgcaCACACAGGGCCACTGCCGCTTGTGCCGGGCTTGAGAGACACGCCATCTATATCTATGTATCTATCGTTGCTCCGTCTCATATTAgttgttcatatttttatttaacaaaTCGTAAATAAAACACGAGATAGTTACTGCAATAGTAAAACTTTCACTTTCAGTCATAAAATTGCTTGTTCGGAGTATTAATTAATCTCATATCTTTAATAGGTCATAGAATAACCTGATATTTAACTTGGCTTTCAACTTAATCTATGTCATTCAACTTTGAATGTATATAACCATATAGACACACATCTTATAAAGCATAAAATATGTCAAATGTCACATAATACACAAAATTATTATAGCGaacatgatataaaataaatatgtttatttattcaatataagacaattttaaatatcaaacttGTGTATATTTAATATTGGAGGGCATCAGCGTGTGTGAAATAGTGTTCTCTTCGTaaaattgaagtattttgtGCCTATATAGTTTTAAAAAGGGTTAAATAATGTACTTAGTTGAATATCGAGTAAAAATTAGAGATTAATTcttgttaaatatattttttctttcttttttttttaaatagtgtGTCATATTctgaaaattataaatttaggaGGAGTTGGGTACGGTAAACATGTCTGTTCTCGTGATGTATTTATTGAAGTGTGAGAATggatttcatatttatataaacGTTTCGGTTTTTGTATGGTCAACAATCAACAttatctcttttttctttctcaatatttacttgtatttgttttaaacTTATATATTTAGATAAATACAATATCCTTCACCAATTCTATATTTGGaattaagaataataataatgttattaaGAACCATTATCCAGTGATATATAAGTTATACTACGCTTGTTACGAATATTTGATTCATGagatgaaatataatttaattgatattctattaaataatataataaaatctatgtaaataattttattaaatgttgaaTTAAACAGTTAAGATCAAACAATACggcaataaaattttaaaaaaatcataatttaaaaaaaaattgaattaaattttttaataaataaattgatgacaTGACAGAATTATAATTGTccacatcatcaatttttttaaaaaaaataattcaatttcttttcagaattatgattgtcttttatttaaaaaattgatgatgtgaccaaattataattggtcacgtgtcaaaaatggttttgcaaaaccacCGTTAAAAATTAATGGCATGAATGAGCTTTTTATTTAACGGTAATGACATAAATTAGTCAATCTTTTAACTGATGGCATAAATGAGCCTTTTATGAAAGTTCGATGACATATTTAAGCCTTTtcccaaataaaaataatagtatatcCCAAGCGCTTGCATCTAATGGTATGAAATCATTGCTACTTTTTGATAGTTATATTTTTGTACGAAAATGATGTTTGGGCCAATTTTCATACACATCGATTCATTTAAGGGGAACTTACATAgctatactataataaaaaaatatttaccatttatagtaatgacatttttcttcactttatcacatttaattcatttataatacaagtttgctacatattacaaagaacaatttattattcacatgtaataaaaatttaaataatagatgatacatttatcacacattttaatacactaaaaatacaatgtgtcaaatttttaccaaacaaacataata is part of the Solanum lycopersicum chromosome 1, SLM_r2.1 genome and harbors:
- the LOC101263062 gene encoding E3 ubiquitin-protein ligase BIG BROTHER; translation: MRRSNDRYIDIDGVSLKPGTSGSGPVCARERETDKDRDTDRDRDRDKQKREREGDSIYMYLSIYIYIQKSSTYIPTKSTFHFSTTIWSLLCCFLTHQHTTTLSVSVFLLHFFSDLLVVPLKSVKKMSGDQHMEAMHYMNMGFPYNVPESFPGFLDGVSQAPIIQYHNNPVQIQDQENAYWSMNMSYYKYEHSNLESTSYHSYETGNNHVSRPDFSERPWEYAVPMNVHEGVSTDVIYEENTVPVEDVGTEECVLSNQDDSNHQDILEDEIDLDNMTYEELLDLGETVGTESRGLAEELINLLPTTKYKSNGIFSRKKSEERCVICQMRYKRGDRQINFPCKHIYHTECGSKWLSINKTCPICNTEVLLDE